CCAGTGCGACCAGATCCTCAGCAAGGGGCCGGGGGAGCACGCGGGCGTCGATTATCGACAGTCCTGCGCGTTCGCCCAGGCCATGCGGGGCGCCGACCTGGCCTGGCGGCGGGAGTTGGCCGGCAAGACCGTGGCTGACGTCCGGGCCGACGTCGAGCGCGGGCACCCCGAAGCCCCGGCCAACACCCGGGCCAGGATCGCGCAACTTCGCTAGGACTATTGCTTTCCGCGTCGCTCAGCGTGGCTGTGCTTTGCCTTGTGGCCGCGGGCCGTGTTCGAGGGTTGCCAGGAAGCTGTCGGCCGCGTCCTGGACGCGGTCTTGGTCGCCCGTGGCCAGCAGGTCGAGCAGCAGCCCACGGATCGTCGCGATCACCAGGGTGGCCGTGCGCGTCGCTGTCTCCACGTCGGTGCCCGGTCTTTGCGCATCGACCAGGGCGCTCATCCAGTCGGTCACGACGCGATCGAGGAACTCCGTGAACTGTTGCGGTGCCTGTAGAGCACGTCCGTAGACCGCGAAGAACAGTCGGAACTCCGCCCACTGGCGCGGGTCGGAGGCGCGGGTCCAGACCGCACGCGCGGCCGCAGCCAGGTCAGGCTGGTCGCCGACCGCTTCGCTCGTGGCCGTGAAAGCACGCTCCCGCAACCGCCCGAGTATGGCCTCGAGCATCTGCTCCTTGGTGCCGAAGTGATGGACCAGTGTTGTGGTCGACACCCCGAGGGCGCGGGCCACCGGCCGCCACGACAGCTCGGCGAACCCGTGCTGCATCGCGTAGTCGACCGCGGCGTCGAGCAGGTCGGCCCGTCGCTGGTGGTTGACCGGCCGTCCCGTCATCGCTGCCTCGTGATCCCTCTGGGTTGCGGTTCCTAGAACGATCGTACTACATTCGTTCCTTGTACGGCCGTTCTAGGAACTGGGAGTTCCTCATGCGTGTGTTCGTTACCGGAGCGTCGGGCTGGGTCGGTCGAGGGCTCGTCCCCGAGCTAATCTCCGCCGGCCACAAGGTCACCGGGCTGGCCCGCTCGGATGCGGC
The nucleotide sequence above comes from Micromonospora sp. NBC_00389. Encoded proteins:
- a CDS encoding TetR/AcrR family transcriptional regulator; this translates as MTGRPVNHQRRADLLDAAVDYAMQHGFAELSWRPVARALGVSTTTLVHHFGTKEQMLEAILGRLRERAFTATSEAVGDQPDLAAAARAVWTRASDPRQWAEFRLFFAVYGRALQAPQQFTEFLDRVVTDWMSALVDAQRPGTDVETATRTATLVIATIRGLLLDLLATGDQDRVQDAADSFLATLEHGPRPQGKAQPR